GTCAGTTCTTGGGTTGGATCTTCATTGGTGACTGCTGAAACTATTTCAGATCATTTCGTTCAGCTTACTATTTCACCAAGAGGTCTTCGAGCACGTCATTcttttatgcaactcatatggCTTGCTTGCGCATGGGTTGTTTGGACCGAAAGAAACCATAGATTATTTGGAGGCTCAACAAATTCATTacatcatatgttggacaagatcaagactttttcctataggtggttgaaagcgaagagtagtactttagctttAAACTGTCATAGTTGATAGTCTAGTCATCTGCTTTGTTTGAAccttgtatagtttctttttgGATATTGTATGTTGACTCTATTGTACCTTTGTTAGTCTCTCTTGGCACGTCTACTTtttgtcttatatatatatatatatatatatatacatattttttttggtttgttcaaaaaaataaattaattaaggtTACACAAATAGAGAAGTACAAATAAGCCACTAAATTTGATCTAatagtaaaatatttaaatagtaTGTTAGAGATTTTGAGTTCGATCTTTTATCTCGACATTAAAACAAAATCTTTATCTCTTGGCAACATATtaatcacacaaaaaaaaatattaaaaaaataaagggaaaCAAAAGATAAGAATTTCTAcctaaaccattttttttttggactaaaaaTGGATTTCGTTCTCTTTTTGTACTTTTCATCTTCTCATTTCATTGAATGatcataatattatatttttttgggatcACTTGAATTTATCAAATGCAACCAGAAATtgattgatgattatatgattCTTTTCTGGAAGCATTTGAATATATCTTAAGTGCAACCAAGAAAAATGAACTTTGGTGAAACTTTCTTCACTTCAATAAATCAAGTGCCTAATCCATATAACCTTTCACATTATCAAACATACAATGTATGCATTGAACAACCACAAATGTTAATATCTGAAGGGATATGGGCTAATCACACTACACTCCCTGTTAAATCTGCATTTACAATGTTGGAAATCCAAATAATTACCATTGTTTTGGTCACACAATGCATACATTTCTTTCTCAAACGCTTTggattttcttattttatttcacAAGTCATGGTATATACCTTCTCcctctcttttcttctttctttctttctaatttACATCATATTGTTGATCTCTTCCTAAACTTAATTAGATACAATTATTAATGTCATCATGTATGCAACAAAGATAAAccattataattttatatgcaTGCATAATAATAAAACCATAAAATTTCCATTACATATTTACCCTTTTCACAAGCAAGATCAACaacattttgttttctttcttgaaATGAACACATTAAGAAGAGAAGAACAAATTGTTATAGAAAATTTTGAATTCTTATTTTGGTTATGTTTACAAATAATAACATTCATCTCAAAtctctaatttgtttttttttttttttgttttgcagaCTGGGTTTCTTCTGGGTCCGTCGATACCGACAGGACCActggaaaaatataaaaagatgttATTCCCATTTGGTGGTCCAGATATACTAAACACCATATCATGTTACGGTTACATATTCTTCTTATTTCTAAATGCTGTTAAAATGGACTTGACCTTAATAACAAAAACAGGCAAAAAAGCTTGGGTAATTGCACTTCTATCATTTATCGGAACCTCCGTAATTAGCATTATCTTCTTTGTTTTTACCCACAATATTTGGTTAAGTCTAATTGGCGAGGAAGAAACATTTGGTTTACCCCTTGTCTTTATGGCTCATAGCGGTTGTTCTTTCGCGGTCATTGCTTCTTTCCTAAGTGACCTTGGAATCCTCAACTCCGAACTTGGCCGCCTTGCATTGTCATCGGCTTTCCTGATCGACATCTCAAAAAATGTCTTGGCAGGTATAGGAACCGCCATTGTGGGTGCCATTGAGGGAGGATTGTTAATGGCTGTTAAAAACTTatttcaattcttttttttcctcGTGGGGATTCCGTTAATCGGGCGACCAATAATGATGTTGATGGTGAAAAACACACCAGAAGgaaaaccaattaacaagataTACATACACTTCATTGTGTTTGCATTATTCATGTTAGGTATATTAGCTGGAAAATTCAACCAACCTTTTTTTGCAGGTGCCATTGTATTAGGCCTTGCAGTTCCTGAAGGACCACCATTAGGGTCAGAGTTGGTTAATCAATTTGACTTGTTCTCTACATGGATTCTCACACCCATTTTTGTGACTTGTTGTGTGATGAAAGTGAATCTAACTATGTGTGGACCTCCTATCCTTATTGTTGTTATCTTTGGATTCATCATTTTGGTGCATACTATTAAGCTATTTCAGTGTTTCATTGTTTGCAAATATTGCAATATGCCTTCAAGTGATGGTCTTTGTCTTGCTCTCATTTTGAGTTGCAAAGGTGTCATTGATACTTGCTCCTTCGTTCTTATCTACGACGGAATCGTAAGTTCATCATCTGATAgatctttttttataaagatatatatatgtatatatatatatatatgtatgtgtcTGGTCTGGTTattgaccagatacatcaatttttgttgactCTTGTATAAAAAAGATTGAGGCAAAAATATGTCTAATTTcgttgattttgatttgtagAGACGATCTCAAAAAGCAATAGGTGCTATGGTAATATCAACCTTAATCTTGGCAACAATCTCAAGAGTAGGAGTGAAATTATTATACGACCCATCGAGAAAATATGCAGGGTATCAAAAGAGAAACATAAtgaatctgaaacaaaacaccGAGCTTCGGTTAGTTGCAGTTGTACACAGAGCAATTCACATGGTTCACATTAAGGATTTCTTAAACCTTTGTTCTCCCGCGCCAGACAATGCACTCGTTGCAGACGTGTTATATTTGATGGAATTAATTGGAAGAACAACACCCATTTTCATATCACATCGTCTCCAGCAAAGAAAACGATCCACACAAAACTACTCGATAGAGTTAGTTGTTACATTTGACCTTTTCGAGCGTGACCATGCTGGTTCAGCAACAGCTAACACATACACATCAATATCACCGACAACATCTATGCCCGAAGATGTTTGTTACCTTGCATTAGATAAAAATGCAGCTATTATAATTCTACCATTCCACATAAGATGGTTAAAAAATGGTTCAATTGAATCAGAAGACAACAGTGTAAGATCATTGAATTTAAAGGTTTTGGAAAGAGCACCTTGTTCAGTTGGGATTTTGGTTGACCGTGGTTCGACAACCAACATTTCACAAGTTTATAAAGTAGCTATGATTTTCCTCGGTGGGCCGGATGATAGAGAAGCTTTCTGTTTAGCTAAAAGGTTTTCTAAAAATTTGGACAACACTTTGTTTGTTTATAGATTGCTTTCTTGTGAACACAATTCAACGGGTTGGGAGGAAATGATCGATGATGAGGAGTTAAGGGAAGTGCGCGGAGCTTATGTTAGACATGAAAATGTCAAGTATGAACAAAAAACTATAGAGGATGCATCTCAAACAACTAGTTTTATAAAGGAAATAGccaataaatttgattttattatagTTGGGAGACGTAATGGACTTAAATCTCCGCAAACTTTTGGTTTAGAAAATTGGACTGAATATCCTGAATTAGGCGTAATTGGTGATTTGCTAGCTTCGCGAGATATGGAATGTAAAGCTTCAATTTTAGTtgtgcaacaacaacaacaagtaAACAAGTCCATTACCTCTAAATGACCATTTTTTTTCTACTCCTAATTGTTTCAAGCTTATGCTTTTTCTAACTTTAGGGGTAATTCTAACTTTAGGGGTACTAATGTTCTAGCTCATTTTTCTTCAATCTTCCTATTCAACAAGTCACTCCTATCTGAAGTGATGCTTATCAAATACTCTTTCATTAGTTTTTAGATCACATTCTGTAACCTTTAAATAGCCATCTTTAGGCTCATGATTTTGTAAACATAATCTGTATAAAGTCTATTGATTATCCTTGATAAAAGTTTAAATGTTTACAAGAAAATGCACTTATATGCATTAAATTcttaacttataatttattttgataagttaatttaattaatttataatttaaagtttatcatttttcttccaattttattcGTATcatgttatttaaaaaattaaatattaatattaattacatGCTGTATCTCTTTTATATCATGTTAGATGTATAAACTATTTCATCCACTAACTTTACTAAAGaaagttcaaattcaatcagtttactaaaaaaaatcaataaagaaAGACAGAATCATTTTTCACAGAagacaaaaaatacaaagaagACAAAACAAGCCAATGACAGCGTTTCCAAAGATTAACTAACCAATAATTAATCTCTTTCTTGCAAAGAAAGGGACCCCAACCTTAGATTACCCCTATCCCAAtgacttttctttctttcacgGAGCATTGTCTGCTGGTCACCCTATAGATCTAAATTTTCTCCAACCATTTCTCTAATGCTTCTTATCCGACACTAATCTCGGATCCGGATCCTCTCTTGTCCTTTCTCTCAAATTTTATGTCCTGTGTAGATCTGAACCGTCCATCAATAATACTATAGTGTTGGCTgctaatatttaattaaaatcaatggCTGATATCAAACAGGATCATTCAGTGGCCGAAGAGGATCCAATTCCCGCTAATCTCACTCATTCGTCTAGTAATACTAATGAAATTCCACTTTCAACATTCCACACTCACATAAGCGGCGCGTCGATAAATCTCCGGCAAATCATCCCCTCTTTCCCACTCTCCACTCACACAATCATACACCAAAACAAACCCTTCTCTTGAGGACCCCCTCCTCCTCTCTTCATTTAAAACACGCCCACCAACTTGAATCAAAACAACCTTATCTCCCATTCCCACACAGCTAAACCTTATTCTTGAGTCTACCCTAACTTGAGCCAGAAACCGCGGACTCTCTAACTTAACCCACTCTCCAAATGCTCCACCGCCATCacgaccaccaccaccaccgcaTTTCCTTTTAGCATCAAAACTCCAAAAGGAAACCTCTACCGTATGACTAGTCAGCACGTACACTTTTCCCGCCGCCGCACACCCGGCCACCACACAACCACCACCAGGCACAGTCCGACTCTTAAGCCACGTACGTCCCTCCACCTCAAACAAATCCATTGAACTTGCATAAACCTCAGCTCCCAAATTAGCGCGTGAGGAGAATTCATTTTTCTCCGACGCGCCAATTCTCAATCCACCAATCACATAAAACACTCCGTCAGATGAAGCACCAATGCAACCGTACCTCCTCCTCGGCGCGTGAGCAATCACGCTCCACGTATTTGTCAAAGGATCATACTCCTCAACCGTATCCGTCCTCGAACCTCCTCCGGCGATGTAGATTTTTCCGGCTACGGCGGCGACCGCGAATTTTTTTCGCGGAAAAATCATGGCGGAGCAAGGAGACACTGTTTCTGTCCATGTGTCGTACTTGACAGTAGCATTTCTACCGACG
This portion of the Trifolium pratense cultivar HEN17-A07 linkage group LG3, ARS_RC_1.1, whole genome shotgun sequence genome encodes:
- the LOC123917867 gene encoding F-box/kelch-repeat protein At5g26960, which encodes MSGERESCNSRHLTWLIKSCFPDPPNHTTTKLTTSSSHSKTQPHPTSPTHPTTISSLPDDIVLNFLSRLPPSSLSSLSFVCRRWSLLLHSPHFSDLRRNLNLLRHTLLSLTATDFGFSFSTFSNSNSNPSLSLPYYDAVSLLSQARVASIGPRIFIVGRNATVKYDTWTETVSPCSAMIFPRKKFAVAAVAGKIYIAGGGSRTDTVEEYDPLTNTWSVIAHAPRRRYGCIGASSDGVFYVIGGLRIGASEKNEFSSRANLGAEVYASSMDLFEVEGRTWLKSRTVPGGGCVVAGCAAAGKVYVLTSHTVEVSFWSFDAKRKCGGGGGRDGGGAFGEWVKLESPRFLAQVRVDSRIRFSCVGMGDKVVLIQVGGRVLNEERRRGSSREGFVLVYDCVSGEWERGDDLPEIYRRAAYVSVEC
- the LOC123915296 gene encoding cation/H(+) antiporter 4-like, whose product is MLFPFGGPDILNTISCYGYIFFLFLNAVKMDLTLITKTGKKAWVIALLSFIGTSVISIIFFVFTHNIWLSLIGEEETFGLPLVFMAHSGCSFAVIASFLSDLGILNSELGRLALSSAFLIDISKNVLAGIGTAIVGAIEGGLLMAVKNLFQFFFFLVGIPLIGRPIMMLMVKNTPEGKPINKIYIHFIVFALFMLGILAGKFNQPFFAGAIVLGLAVPEGPPLGSELVNQFDLFSTWILTPIFVTCCVMKVNLTMCGPPILIVVIFGFIILVHTIKLFQCFIVCKYCNMPSSDGLCLALILSCKGVIDTCSFVLIYDGIRRSQKAIGAMVISTLILATISRVGVKLLYDPSRKYAGYQKRNIMNLKQNTELRLVAVVHRAIHMVHIKDFLNLCSPAPDNALVADVLYLMELIGRTTPIFISHRLQQRKRSTQNYSIELVVTFDLFERDHAGSATANTYTSISPTTSMPEDVCYLALDKNAAIIILPFHIRWLKNGSIESEDNSVRSLNLKVLERAPCSVGILVDRGSTTNISQVYKVAMIFLGGPDDREAFCLAKRFSKNLDNTLFVYRLLSCEHNSTGWEEMIDDEELREVRGAYVRHENVKYEQKTIEDASQTTSFIKEIANKFDFIIVGRRNGLKSPQTFGLENWTEYPELGVIGDLLASRDMECKASILVVQQQQQVNKSITSK